In a genomic window of uncultured Flavobacterium sp.:
- a CDS encoding HlyD family efflux transporter periplasmic adaptor subunit, which translates to MAEDTFELRSEEVQDILTKVPHWMIRWGTVVIFAIIFLLFFVSWFIKYPDVVNTEIIITTNIPPEKIVSKSSGRIEAILVQDKAIVAKNTTLAIIENTANYKDVFLLKSIVDKYNVNDSKKAFPFALLKNAQLGEIESAFAVFQKDYQAEQLNEDLQPFEVENRAQISEKVQIKERLEILQQQKVINESELQLQKNEIARFETLFNKGIISAQEMEAKKLTYLQAQKSYRSLLSSISQLKSTLIDNTKSSQSSQINSTKEEVNLGRNMAQSFYQLKKVIKDWEMAYTLKTSVSGVVTFLQVWTENQTINVGDNVFSIIPDARNGFVGKVKAPALNSGKIKVGQKVNIRLANFPDREFGVLRGKIRNISLVPDKDGNILLDVALPNGLQTSYKKQIVFQQEMKGSAEIVTEDLRLIERILYQFKSIFEQV; encoded by the coding sequence ATGGCAGAAGATACATTTGAATTAAGAAGTGAAGAAGTACAGGACATTCTCACCAAAGTTCCACATTGGATGATACGCTGGGGAACTGTTGTGATATTTGCCATTATATTTTTGCTGTTTTTTGTGTCCTGGTTCATTAAATATCCGGACGTTGTAAATACCGAAATCATAATCACAACCAATATTCCGCCAGAGAAAATCGTCTCAAAATCATCGGGGCGAATTGAAGCTATTTTGGTTCAGGATAAAGCCATAGTTGCTAAAAATACCACATTGGCGATAATCGAAAACACGGCCAATTATAAAGATGTTTTTTTATTAAAAAGTATCGTTGATAAATACAATGTCAACGATTCAAAAAAAGCATTTCCGTTTGCATTGCTTAAAAATGCACAGTTGGGAGAGATAGAAAGCGCATTTGCAGTTTTCCAAAAAGATTATCAGGCCGAACAATTAAATGAAGATTTACAGCCTTTTGAAGTCGAGAACAGAGCACAGATTTCAGAGAAAGTTCAGATAAAGGAAAGACTGGAAATTCTGCAACAGCAAAAAGTGATAAACGAGAGCGAATTACAGCTTCAGAAAAATGAAATTGCACGATTTGAAACCCTTTTCAATAAAGGTATTATTTCGGCACAGGAAATGGAAGCCAAGAAACTGACTTACTTGCAGGCTCAGAAGAGTTATAGAAGCTTGTTGTCGTCGATTTCGCAATTAAAATCCACTTTGATCGATAATACAAAATCAAGTCAGAGTTCGCAGATAAACAGCACCAAAGAAGAAGTTAATCTGGGACGCAATATGGCACAATCGTTTTATCAGCTCAAAAAAGTGATAAAAGACTGGGAAATGGCCTATACGCTAAAAACATCTGTAAGCGGTGTTGTTACGTTTTTGCAGGTTTGGACAGAGAATCAAACGATAAATGTTGGCGATAATGTTTTTTCTATAATTCCCGATGCCAGAAATGGTTTTGTTGGAAAAGTGAAAGCACCGGCGTTGAATTCAGGAAAAATAAAAGTTGGTCAAAAGGTAAATATCAGATTGGCGAATTTCCCTGACAGAGAATTTGGTGTTTTAAGAGGGAAAATCAGAAACATTTCTTTGGTTCCGGACAAAGACGGAAATATACTTCTTGACGTTGCACTTCCAAACGGACTTCAAACTTCTTATAAAAAGCAAATTGTATTTCAACAGGAAATGAAAGGAAGCGCTGAAATCGTAACCGAAGATTTGAGACTTATCGAAAGAATTCTGTATCAGTTCAAGAGCATTTTTGAACAGGTTTAA
- a CDS encoding S41 family peptidase: protein MKRSYLLFFLLLSQIALSQTKFSENQKLVETCKIWGFLKYYHPEVASGKTNWDEQLFKVLPQIEKAKTKEEFSKTIETWIDDLGAVALTKNVAQDSDSNYFLKNLNLDWIKNKNFFSEKLSKKLQFIVENRFQGINHYIISKEDSPYPIEFVNESGYPNFQWTDKNLRILALFRYWNYVEYFFPYKYQMDQNWDEALAQVLPNIYAPNSEKDFVMTMRELSVKLNDTHASTYSDKMSEFFGGEKFLAFSVKIIDEKAVITRVANDSLAKIDDLKVGDVMTKFNGKTIHDVLKENEKYIPGSNKSAALPDLAWVTFSGNTNEVEIEYIRDNQTGVKKVHRYNPKDIKRKPNTDPKWKFLEDNIGYVNMGRLEVKEVKSMMDEFKNAKAIIFDIRNRPKETHRYINEYLNPEPKVISSFIIQDLSFPGRYIWRKENDVCGKLNPDYYKGKVIVLVNEVTLSHAEYTTMSFQTAPNTTVIGSQTSGADGANYPFDIIKGFSSSFTSQGVFYPNKKETQRVGIAIDVEVKPTILGIQQGKDEVLDRAKEFIKTGK from the coding sequence ATGAAAAGAAGTTACCTACTATTTTTTTTGTTATTATCCCAAATTGCATTAAGTCAGACTAAATTTTCTGAAAACCAAAAATTAGTTGAAACCTGTAAAATATGGGGATTTTTAAAATATTATCATCCCGAAGTTGCCAGCGGAAAAACAAATTGGGATGAACAACTCTTCAAAGTTTTACCGCAAATTGAGAAAGCCAAAACTAAAGAAGAATTTTCTAAAACAATAGAAACCTGGATTGATGATCTTGGCGCAGTTGCATTAACTAAAAATGTAGCGCAAGATTCTGATTCAAATTATTTTTTGAAAAATCTAAATTTAGATTGGATAAAAAATAAAAATTTCTTTTCAGAAAAACTTTCTAAAAAACTACAATTTATAGTCGAAAATAGATTTCAAGGAATCAATCACTATATAATATCTAAAGAAGATTCTCCTTATCCAATTGAGTTTGTGAACGAATCAGGATATCCTAATTTTCAATGGACAGATAAAAATCTTCGAATTTTGGCATTATTCCGTTATTGGAATTATGTAGAATATTTTTTTCCGTATAAATATCAAATGGATCAAAACTGGGATGAAGCTTTAGCTCAAGTTCTGCCAAATATTTATGCTCCAAACTCAGAGAAGGACTTTGTTATGACAATGCGCGAGTTATCAGTAAAATTAAATGATACTCATGCTTCTACTTACAGCGATAAAATGTCAGAGTTTTTTGGTGGCGAAAAATTCTTAGCTTTTTCAGTTAAAATTATTGACGAAAAAGCTGTGATAACCAGAGTTGCAAATGATTCTCTTGCAAAAATCGATGATTTGAAAGTAGGCGATGTTATGACCAAATTTAACGGAAAAACAATTCATGATGTTTTAAAAGAAAACGAAAAATATATACCGGGATCCAATAAATCTGCAGCTTTACCTGATTTGGCGTGGGTTACCTTTAGCGGAAATACAAATGAAGTAGAAATTGAATATATCCGTGACAATCAAACGGGAGTTAAAAAAGTACATCGTTACAATCCAAAAGACATTAAAAGAAAACCGAATACGGATCCAAAATGGAAGTTTCTTGAAGATAATATTGGATACGTAAATATGGGTCGCCTTGAAGTAAAGGAAGTAAAAAGTATGATGGACGAGTTCAAGAATGCCAAAGCCATTATTTTTGATATCCGAAACAGACCCAAAGAAACACATCGTTATATTAATGAATATTTGAATCCGGAACCTAAAGTTATTTCAAGCTTTATTATTCAGGATTTGAGTTTTCCGGGCCGATATATTTGGAGAAAAGAGAATGATGTATGCGGTAAATTAAATCCTGATTATTACAAAGGAAAAGTAATTGTGCTTGTAAACGAAGTAACATTAAGTCATGCCGAATATACTACAATGAGTTTTCAAACGGCACCAAATACTACAGTAATTGGCAGTCAGACATCTGGCGCTGATGGTGCAAATTATCCTTTTGACATTATCAAAGGATTCTCTTCTTCATTTACTTCTCAAGGTGTTTTTTATCCAAATAAAAAAGAAACACAACGCGTGGGTATTGCAATTGATGTTGAAGTAAAACCAACAATATTGGGAATTCAGCAAGGAAAGGATGAAGTGCTTGACAGAGCAAAAGAGTTTATAAAAACCGGAAAATAG
- a CDS encoding thiopeptide-type bacteriocin biosynthesis protein, producing the protein MIFFDTIVKRVTNFSVQSYDANKNDLVDFFEKNELFKLCVLTASNSLYNDVKKSKSEKTQGSLANYFTRAHFNPTPFGVFNSVGVLHWDTTTDIPKSETLRLMVKYDNLFLSSKINESIANDWHNLTYCSNPSIHYLSDEKLAFYKSKNQVRDKIGISYTEIDVDEDLQWLLSQFKDGKKIELVIEDLIEQGFERSEVEEFLLETIETGLIIETFLFDAYTNKLYNPFLPYLSSLVAKKEHLLENKKDTEDFIQAYIKEQDALFEDKNNPKDFYAINSFDIGKGTLSIDIQEKVKKYIDFAVHYNSQTTAINNHLEKFINKVRGEYNEGFIPLNTIFNPYSGISYSDIKTENELKLHQDIVMKILTSSDSELFLNMPSDENIDIKANKLPSTFNLMIETLTCKKTGEPVMYVHGMGDPSSLNIISRFSDIAHDACQDIINYEKEVHKDKIIADISCVGSLRSINVASTEQRYSYSLPINTAYNAENNPVLLSDIYVHLYQNTFSLVSKEHKKQVLPKKVSAINQKLLESDVYNFLCDFEYYNQELYAVNFNFNAYKQRLPYVPRVYLEKGILVGPAQILLVDTSKNLKEFREYLFGKIEEYSFSKKLVITERQRQVILDSENEEHVALLYDKVKSTKQIYIAEFLYHSFDPEIKRGNENFAHELIVSVKNPHYKRPSLDYSKMNITVTESHNTAVVSDWLYLELFCNSYADSEIFKVVYNQIILENKADQFFFVNYANPDRHLRLRFKTKSIDNKQDIINAVHQLKVRNIISKYHILPYDQEIDRYGGAEMMEFSEILFDLDSRDFLTNIVNNDLDEKTIEMIAILKIKNYLTFLGYDLDGMINNCENAIKNYSKEFELTALLRKDFNKDYAALKFEIEGYEYDNFLDNEVLKNEFTQKFNSTAKVNLSSYTWLLIHMSMNRHFNEQQRFNEFKMYYLTKCYLNQLKHKK; encoded by the coding sequence ATGATTTTTTTTGATACCATAGTTAAGCGAGTAACTAATTTTTCAGTTCAATCATATGATGCGAATAAAAATGATTTAGTTGATTTTTTTGAAAAAAATGAATTATTTAAACTCTGTGTTTTAACCGCTTCAAACAGTTTGTATAATGATGTAAAAAAAAGTAAATCTGAAAAAACTCAGGGTTCTTTGGCCAATTATTTTACAAGAGCGCATTTTAATCCTACACCTTTTGGTGTTTTCAATAGTGTTGGAGTATTGCATTGGGATACTACAACAGATATTCCTAAATCAGAGACTTTACGTTTAATGGTTAAGTATGATAACTTATTCTTATCCTCAAAAATTAATGAAAGTATTGCCAATGATTGGCACAATTTAACGTACTGTTCCAATCCTTCAATCCATTATTTAAGTGATGAAAAATTAGCTTTCTACAAATCAAAGAATCAGGTTAGAGACAAAATAGGCATAAGTTACACAGAAATTGATGTCGATGAAGATTTGCAATGGTTATTAAGTCAGTTTAAAGATGGAAAAAAGATAGAATTAGTAATTGAAGATCTTATTGAGCAAGGATTTGAAAGAAGTGAGGTAGAAGAGTTTTTATTAGAAACAATTGAAACCGGACTTATCATCGAAACATTTTTATTTGATGCTTATACCAATAAACTGTACAATCCGTTTTTACCTTATTTGTCATCATTAGTTGCTAAAAAAGAACACTTATTAGAAAATAAAAAAGATACCGAAGATTTTATCCAAGCTTATATAAAAGAGCAGGACGCTCTCTTTGAAGACAAAAATAATCCTAAAGATTTCTATGCCATCAATTCTTTTGATATAGGAAAAGGAACTCTTAGTATTGATATCCAGGAAAAAGTAAAAAAATATATTGACTTTGCTGTACATTATAATTCTCAAACAACTGCTATAAACAATCATTTAGAAAAGTTTATTAATAAAGTCAGAGGTGAATATAATGAAGGTTTTATACCCTTAAATACTATTTTTAATCCATATTCAGGAATTAGCTATAGCGATATTAAAACAGAAAATGAGTTAAAATTACATCAGGATATCGTGATGAAAATTTTGACATCATCAGATAGTGAGCTTTTTTTGAACATGCCTTCTGATGAGAATATTGATATTAAAGCAAACAAACTTCCTTCTACATTTAATTTAATGATAGAAACATTAACCTGCAAAAAAACCGGTGAGCCGGTTATGTATGTTCATGGAATGGGTGATCCGTCGTCTTTAAATATTATTTCGCGTTTTAGTGATATCGCTCACGATGCTTGTCAGGATATTATTAATTATGAAAAAGAAGTCCATAAAGACAAAATTATTGCTGATATAAGTTGTGTTGGTAGTTTAAGAAGTATAAACGTTGCTTCTACAGAACAACGCTATAGTTATAGTTTACCAATAAATACAGCTTATAATGCCGAGAATAATCCGGTTTTGTTGTCTGATATTTATGTTCATTTATATCAAAATACTTTTTCTTTGGTATCAAAAGAACATAAAAAACAGGTTTTGCCTAAAAAAGTTTCAGCCATCAATCAAAAGCTTTTAGAATCAGATGTTTATAATTTCTTATGTGATTTCGAATATTACAATCAGGAGTTGTATGCAGTTAATTTTAATTTTAACGCATATAAACAACGCTTGCCTTATGTTCCAAGAGTTTACTTGGAAAAAGGAATTCTAGTTGGTCCTGCACAGATATTATTAGTTGACACGAGTAAAAATCTAAAAGAATTCCGTGAATATTTATTTGGGAAAATAGAAGAGTATTCATTTTCAAAAAAGTTAGTTATTACAGAAAGACAAAGACAAGTTATTTTGGATTCTGAAAATGAAGAACATGTTGCTTTACTATATGATAAAGTAAAAAGTACGAAACAGATTTATATCGCAGAATTTTTATATCATAGTTTTGATCCGGAAATAAAACGTGGTAACGAAAATTTTGCCCATGAATTAATTGTGAGCGTAAAAAATCCGCACTACAAAAGACCTAGTCTTGATTACAGTAAGATGAATATTACTGTTACAGAATCTCATAATACGGCAGTAGTTTCTGATTGGTTGTATTTAGAATTATTTTGCAATAGTTACGCAGATTCTGAGATTTTTAAAGTAGTTTACAATCAAATTATTTTAGAAAACAAAGCAGATCAATTTTTCTTTGTTAATTATGCTAATCCAGATAGACATTTACGATTGAGATTTAAAACTAAATCTATAGATAATAAGCAAGATATTATTAATGCAGTTCATCAGCTTAAAGTGAGAAATATCATTAGTAAATACCATATTTTACCTTACGATCAGGAAATTGACAGATACGGAGGTGCCGAAATGATGGAGTTTTCAGAGATTCTTTTTGATCTTGACAGTAGAGATTTTCTAACTAATATCGTGAACAATGATTTAGATGAAAAAACTATTGAGATGATTGCCATTTTGAAAATCAAAAATTACCTGACTTTCTTAGGATATGATTTGGATGGAATGATTAATAATTGCGAAAATGCTATAAAAAATTACTCCAAAGAGTTTGAACTTACTGCTCTGTTAAGAAAAGATTTTAATAAAGATTATGCCGCTTTAAAATTTGAAATAGAAGGTTATGAATATGATAATTTTCTTGATAATGAAGTATTGAAAAATGAGTTTACTCAAAAATTCAATTCAACTGCCAAAGTAAATTTATCATCATATACTTGGTTGTTAATACACATGAGTATGAACAGGCACTTTAATGAGCAACAAAGATTTAATGAATTCAAAATGTATTATTTAACAAAATGTTATTTGAATCAGCTTAAGCATAAAAAATAG
- a CDS encoding cupin domain-containing protein — MKTIPRRIVTGLQNGKSIIEEDSLVTNVSEHFPGLIISDIWSTDSTPAKFEEKIIENTAFPNTPLNGSYFRYVQIPPDKDLGIVTPENQPHPLMHQTETLDYVIILSGEIYLIVDEGETLLQAGDIVIQRGTNHAWSNRSDFPCIQLAILLDASK; from the coding sequence ATGAAAACAATTCCAAGACGAATCGTAACAGGCTTACAAAACGGAAAATCAATAATCGAAGAAGATTCTTTAGTAACAAATGTTTCAGAACATTTTCCGGGTTTGATAATTTCTGATATTTGGTCAACAGATAGTACTCCGGCAAAATTTGAAGAGAAAATTATAGAGAATACAGCTTTTCCCAATACACCTTTAAACGGAAGTTATTTTAGATATGTACAGATTCCGCCTGATAAAGATTTGGGAATAGTAACGCCAGAAAATCAACCACATCCTTTAATGCATCAAACAGAAACTCTGGATTATGTCATTATTCTTTCGGGAGAAATTTATTTGATTGTAGACGAAGGCGAAACTTTATTACAAGCTGGAGATATTGTCATACAAAGAGGAACGAATCATGCGTGGAGTAATCGATCCGATTTTCCTTGCATACAATTGGCTATACTTTTGGATGCTTCTAAATAA
- a CDS encoding lanthionine synthetase LanC family protein yields the protein MQDEKLLKIEKNIWDDFIKKDTDNIGLYVGLSGLILFYDSLFEAYPIEEYENKLLEVIEKVNEVIETKQDSMTLCTGVAGYGLILLRLKNKSIDIDLEYFETIDQILIEEFELLCSNNGFDFMHEAIGISMYFIERYKISKDDKIAAILNTFAKDLIHKINVDFKNVLIKNDENRGDYYSLGLAHGVAGYLNFLLYFHKHFPTSDTEIKKALRTCREFLFSYKGFDDRSNQYYANVYSLTSKNFIPSRLSWCQGDLGVSNALYNTGVFLDDDSLINEAIELMNHSVSLDFKNSYINDFGFCHGSSGVLIQFYLAQKKYNIDYSQKIDYWFEILKEQTSNFEEYPWYSNREEKYFPEMNLLVGAVGLGLTLLTVEDKISTNWLEMFNLH from the coding sequence ATGCAAGACGAAAAATTACTTAAAATTGAAAAAAATATTTGGGACGATTTTATAAAAAAAGATACAGATAATATAGGTTTATACGTTGGATTATCCGGACTTATTCTTTTTTATGATTCTCTTTTTGAAGCATATCCTATTGAAGAATATGAAAACAAGTTACTCGAAGTTATAGAGAAAGTCAATGAAGTGATTGAGACAAAACAAGATTCTATGACTCTTTGTACTGGCGTTGCCGGATACGGATTAATTTTATTACGACTAAAAAATAAAAGTATTGATATTGATCTGGAATACTTTGAAACTATAGATCAGATTTTAATTGAAGAGTTTGAACTGTTATGCAGTAATAACGGATTTGATTTTATGCATGAAGCTATAGGAATTTCAATGTATTTTATAGAAAGATATAAAATAAGCAAAGACGATAAGATAGCTGCTATTTTGAACACTTTTGCCAAAGATTTAATTCATAAAATTAATGTGGATTTTAAAAATGTTCTTATCAAAAATGATGAAAATAGAGGAGATTATTATTCTTTAGGCCTGGCACATGGTGTTGCAGGATATTTAAATTTTTTACTTTATTTCCATAAACATTTCCCAACATCAGACACAGAAATTAAAAAAGCTTTAAGAACCTGTAGAGAATTCCTTTTTTCATATAAAGGATTTGACGATCGCAGTAACCAATATTACGCCAATGTCTATTCTTTGACGTCAAAGAATTTTATTCCGTCGAGACTTTCTTGGTGTCAAGGCGATTTGGGAGTTTCAAATGCATTATATAATACCGGTGTTTTTCTTGATGACGATTCTTTAATAAATGAAGCCATAGAATTAATGAATCATAGCGTTTCGCTGGATTTTAAAAATTCTTATATTAATGATTTTGGCTTTTGTCATGGCTCTTCAGGTGTTTTAATTCAGTTTTATCTCGCGCAAAAAAAGTACAACATTGATTACAGTCAAAAAATCGATTATTGGTTTGAAATCCTAAAAGAGCAAACCAGCAATTTTGAAGAATATCCTTGGTACAGCAATCGCGAAGAAAAATATTTTCCAGAGATGAATTTGCTTGTGGGCGCCGTAGGATTAGGGTTAACACTATTGACCGTCGAAGATAAAATAAGCACCAATTGGTTAGAGATGTTTAATTTACATTAA
- a CDS encoding NADP-dependent oxidoreductase, whose translation MKAIVLQQNREFLVEEIEIPQPENDQIQVKIIASGFNPIDYQMTEDGSERKLLRSPILGREFSGIVSAIGKNVTDFKIGDSAFCGSGSMGTNGTYAEYICIPEAIAVHKPSNISFEEAAAIPSAGLTALQSFNRMNVSLSDSILITGAAGGVGNMLLKLLIANDYENFIVTAGNDNSINALLSLGVKPEKIINYKKEEIYETAFSLNENKNFDFVVDLVGNSTAEIGAKLLKTNGVYVDVTNFSTAESRGILFTNGATILNISNYVYGLEKRYDYYKNGLNELRLLLQNGIISPPEIQIVGSLEVSTVTTAHSILRENKTQGKKLVMQINTI comes from the coding sequence ATGAAAGCAATTGTACTACAACAAAACAGAGAGTTTCTTGTGGAAGAAATAGAAATTCCACAACCTGAAAACGATCAAATTCAGGTAAAAATTATAGCTTCAGGTTTTAATCCGATCGATTATCAAATGACTGAAGACGGTTCAGAAAGAAAGCTTTTGCGTTCTCCAATTCTCGGACGTGAGTTTTCCGGAATTGTCTCGGCAATTGGCAAAAACGTAACCGATTTTAAAATAGGAGATTCCGCTTTCTGCGGATCAGGAAGTATGGGAACTAACGGAACTTACGCCGAATATATTTGTATTCCCGAAGCAATTGCGGTACATAAACCTTCGAATATTTCTTTTGAAGAAGCTGCAGCAATTCCGTCTGCAGGTTTAACGGCTTTGCAATCCTTTAATCGTATGAATGTTTCTCTTTCGGATTCAATATTAATTACTGGCGCTGCGGGCGGAGTAGGCAATATGCTTCTGAAATTATTGATTGCAAATGATTATGAGAATTTTATTGTTACGGCAGGAAATGATAATAGTATTAATGCTTTACTAAGTCTTGGTGTAAAACCAGAAAAAATCATCAACTATAAAAAAGAGGAGATTTACGAAACCGCATTTTCTTTAAACGAAAATAAAAATTTTGATTTTGTTGTGGATTTGGTAGGGAATAGCACAGCAGAAATTGGAGCGAAACTTCTAAAAACAAACGGAGTTTATGTAGATGTGACTAATTTTTCGACAGCTGAATCGCGCGGAATTCTTTTTACTAACGGCGCTACAATTTTAAATATCTCGAATTACGTTTACGGACTTGAAAAACGCTATGATTATTACAAAAACGGATTAAATGAGCTTAGATTATTGTTGCAAAACGGAATAATCTCACCGCCAGAAATTCAAATTGTTGGAAGTTTAGAGGTTTCTACAGTTACAACTGCACATTCAATATTACGTGAAAATAAAACACAAGGAAAGAAATTAGTAATGCAAATCAATACAATATGA
- a CDS encoding peptidase domain-containing ABC transporter: MKQFTNYIQADFKDCGPTCLKIIAKHYGKTINIQELRDISETTREGSNLLFLSDAAEKIGFRTLGAKLSLEKLEEVPLPCVLHWNNYHYVVLYKIKKGKYFVSDPAFGLIEHDKEYFLKLWIGNNADETTEEGIALLLEATPKFYQSEFDKEENKGLGFRLLSQYVLRYKSFLIQLSIGLFASSLLQLIFPFLTQSIVDIGIQNQNIHFIYLILFAQLFLFAGRIGLELIRSWILLHLSTRINISLISDFFIKLMNLPISFFDVRMTGDIMQRINDHRRIEKILTTSSISVLFSVINMFVMGGVLAYFNLQIFFVFFVGSIFYFGWITLFLKRREVLDYKRFAEVSQEQSKVMELINGMQEIKLHNAEKQKRWGWEYVQARLFRVSIKGLILEQTQTIGSSVINELKNIFIIFLSTKLVIDGSITLGMMLAISSIVGSLNGPITQLIEFVRELQDAKISLARLSEIHEKEDETDQEEHQTHEVPYDSDIEIKNLSYRYLGSDIPVLDDLTLKIPANKVTAIVGVSGSGKTTLMKLLLKFYEPEKGEINIGNSQLRNISQKAWRSNIGAVMQEGFIFNDTIANNIAIGVDKVDKERLIYAADVANIKEYISSLPLGYNTKIGSEGTGMSTGQKQRLLIARAVYKNPEILFFDEATSALDANNEKEIMRKLDIFFKEKTVVVIAHRLSTVMNADQIVVLDKGKIIEIGSHSALVQQKGNYFELVRNQLQLGN, translated from the coding sequence TTGAAACAATTCACGAATTATATACAAGCTGATTTCAAAGATTGCGGTCCAACATGTTTAAAAATAATTGCAAAACATTACGGTAAAACAATCAATATTCAGGAATTAAGAGACATTAGCGAAACAACTCGTGAGGGAAGTAACTTGCTTTTTTTAAGTGACGCTGCTGAGAAAATTGGCTTTAGAACATTAGGAGCAAAATTAAGTCTGGAGAAACTGGAAGAGGTTCCTTTGCCATGTGTTTTGCATTGGAACAACTACCATTATGTAGTGCTTTATAAAATAAAGAAAGGAAAGTATTTTGTATCTGATCCGGCTTTTGGTTTAATCGAACACGATAAAGAATACTTTCTTAAGCTTTGGATCGGTAATAACGCTGATGAAACTACAGAAGAAGGAATAGCACTTTTACTGGAAGCAACGCCAAAATTTTATCAATCAGAATTTGATAAAGAAGAAAATAAAGGGTTAGGATTCAGATTATTGTCTCAATATGTTCTGAGATACAAATCGTTTCTGATTCAGTTAAGCATCGGATTATTTGCCAGTAGTTTGCTGCAGCTAATTTTTCCGTTTTTGACCCAAAGTATCGTAGATATTGGGATTCAGAATCAGAATATACATTTTATTTATTTAATTCTTTTTGCGCAATTATTTCTTTTTGCCGGAAGAATTGGTTTAGAGCTTATCAGAAGCTGGATATTATTGCATCTTTCGACCAGAATCAACATTTCGCTGATTTCAGATTTCTTTATAAAATTAATGAATCTTCCTATTTCGTTCTTTGATGTGAGAATGACCGGAGATATCATGCAGCGTATTAACGATCACCGAAGAATCGAAAAAATTCTGACCACTTCGTCTATAAGCGTTTTGTTTTCTGTGATCAATATGTTTGTTATGGGAGGTGTTTTGGCTTACTTTAACCTGCAGATTTTCTTTGTGTTTTTTGTCGGAAGTATCTTTTACTTCGGATGGATTACCCTGTTTTTAAAACGTCGAGAAGTACTGGATTATAAACGTTTTGCCGAAGTTTCGCAAGAACAGAGCAAAGTGATGGAACTTATCAACGGAATGCAGGAAATCAAACTCCACAACGCCGAAAAACAAAAACGCTGGGGTTGGGAATATGTTCAGGCAAGACTTTTTAGAGTTTCGATAAAAGGATTGATTTTGGAACAAACCCAAACCATTGGTTCCTCAGTAATCAACGAATTGAAGAATATTTTTATCATATTCTTATCTACAAAACTAGTAATTGACGGATCGATAACTCTGGGAATGATGTTGGCGATCAGCTCAATTGTTGGAAGTTTAAACGGGCCAATCACTCAGCTTATCGAATTTGTGAGAGAACTTCAGGATGCAAAAATCTCTTTGGCAAGGTTGTCTGAAATTCACGAAAAAGAAGATGAAACCGACCAGGAGGAACATCAAACCCACGAAGTTCCATATGATTCAGATATTGAGATAAAAAACCTTTCGTATCGTTATTTAGGATCTGATATTCCGGTTTTGGATGATCTGACCCTTAAAATACCAGCCAATAAAGTAACGGCAATAGTTGGTGTTAGCGGAAGCGGAAAAACCACTCTAATGAAATTGCTTCTTAAATTCTACGAACCCGAAAAAGGGGAAATCAATATTGGGAATTCACAGTTGAGAAATATTTCGCAAAAAGCCTGGAGATCCAATATTGGCGCTGTAATGCAGGAAGGTTTTATTTTTAATGATACCATCGCCAATAATATCGCCATTGGAGTAGATAAAGTCGATAAAGAACGCTTGATATATGCCGCAGATGTAGCCAATATAAAAGAATATATCTCGAGTTTACCACTGGGTTATAATACAAAAATTGGTTCAGAAGGAACCGGAATGAGTACCGGACAAAAACAGCGATTACTGATTGCAAGAGCGGTTTACAAAAACCCTGAAATATTATTCTTTGACGAAGCAACATCAGCATTAGATGCCAATAATGAGAAAGAAATTATGCGAAAACTCGATATTTTCTTCAAAGAAAAAACCGTCGTAGTAATCGCACACCGTTTAAGCACGGTTATGAACGCAGATCAGATTGTGGTTTTGGATAAAGGAAAAATTATCGAAATAGGATCACACTCGGCATTAGTACAACAAAAAGGAAATTATTTTGAATTGGTTCGCAATCAATTACAATTAGGAAATTAA